Proteins encoded by one window of Cucurbita pepo subsp. pepo cultivar mu-cu-16 chromosome LG14, ASM280686v2, whole genome shotgun sequence:
- the LOC111810647 gene encoding protein CHAPERONE-LIKE PROTEIN OF POR1, chloroplastic-like isoform X2 yields the protein MMILSGLSGKPSKCCLLRPSPRIPRELVSSFPNGNFRENIDLQYLKSCWTGPALRGKTLQIRHTTKCAFDASGDFANESAAIFPRIHVRDPYKRLGISKEASEDEIQAARNFLIHRYAGHKESVDAIESAHDKIIMQKFYDRKNPKIDIKKKVREVNQSRVVQAIRNRFQTPSTKFIIKSSIAFLVLGVLTILFPTEEGPTLQVAISLIATFYFIHDRLKSKLRAFLYGAGAFIFSWLLGTFLMVSVIPPVIKGLRGFEVTTSLITYILLWVSSTYLK from the exons ATGATGATTTTGTCGGGATTGAGTGGGAAACCCTCGAAATGTTGTCTTCTGAGACCTAGTCCCAGGATTCCACGTGAGCTGGTTTCATCTTTTCCCAATGGGAACTTTAGAGAAAATATTGATTTGCAATATCTCAAAAG TTGCTGGACGGGTCCTGCTCTTAGAGGCAAAACTCTCCAGATTCGACACACTACTAAGTGTGCATTTGATGCTTCCGGAGATTTTGCAAATGAGTCTGCCG CCATATTCCCTCGAATACATGTAAGGGATCCATACAAACGGCTTGGGATAAGTAAGGAAGCATCTGAAGATGAAATTCAAGCTGCCAGAAACTTCCTTATTCATAGATACGCAGGGCACAAAGAAAGTGTCGATGCCATTGAATCAGCTCatgataaaattattatgcAAAAATTTTATGACAGAAAGAACCCAAAAATTGATATCAAGAAAAAGGTCAGGGAAGTGAATCAGTCTCGGGTTGTGCAGGCTATAAGGAATAGGTTCCAAACACCATCTACAAAGTTCATAATCAAGTCATCCATTGCCTTTTTAGTTCTTGGAGTTCTCACCATTCTCTTTCCAACCGAGGAAGGCCCAACCCTTCAGGTTGCTATATCACTCATAGCTACTTTCTATTTCATACATGATCGACTGAAGAGCAAACTCCGAGCTTTCCTTTACGG GGCTGGAGCTTTCATATTCTCATGGCTGTTGGGAACCTTTTTGATGGTATCTGTGATCCCTCCTGTAATAAAAGGTCTGAGAGGCTTTGAAGTCACTACTTCATTAATAACCTATATCTTACTCTGGGTTTCATCTACATATTTAAAGTAG
- the LOC111810647 gene encoding protein CHAPERONE-LIKE PROTEIN OF POR1, chloroplastic-like isoform X1 yields MMILSGLSGKPSKCCLLRPSPRIPRELVSSFPNGNFRENIDLQYLKRSCWTGPALRGKTLQIRHTTKCAFDASGDFANESAAIFPRIHVRDPYKRLGISKEASEDEIQAARNFLIHRYAGHKESVDAIESAHDKIIMQKFYDRKNPKIDIKKKVREVNQSRVVQAIRNRFQTPSTKFIIKSSIAFLVLGVLTILFPTEEGPTLQVAISLIATFYFIHDRLKSKLRAFLYGAGAFIFSWLLGTFLMVSVIPPVIKGLRGFEVTTSLITYILLWVSSTYLK; encoded by the exons ATGATGATTTTGTCGGGATTGAGTGGGAAACCCTCGAAATGTTGTCTTCTGAGACCTAGTCCCAGGATTCCACGTGAGCTGGTTTCATCTTTTCCCAATGGGAACTTTAGAGAAAATATTGATTTGCAATATCTCAAAAG AAGTTGCTGGACGGGTCCTGCTCTTAGAGGCAAAACTCTCCAGATTCGACACACTACTAAGTGTGCATTTGATGCTTCCGGAGATTTTGCAAATGAGTCTGCCG CCATATTCCCTCGAATACATGTAAGGGATCCATACAAACGGCTTGGGATAAGTAAGGAAGCATCTGAAGATGAAATTCAAGCTGCCAGAAACTTCCTTATTCATAGATACGCAGGGCACAAAGAAAGTGTCGATGCCATTGAATCAGCTCatgataaaattattatgcAAAAATTTTATGACAGAAAGAACCCAAAAATTGATATCAAGAAAAAGGTCAGGGAAGTGAATCAGTCTCGGGTTGTGCAGGCTATAAGGAATAGGTTCCAAACACCATCTACAAAGTTCATAATCAAGTCATCCATTGCCTTTTTAGTTCTTGGAGTTCTCACCATTCTCTTTCCAACCGAGGAAGGCCCAACCCTTCAGGTTGCTATATCACTCATAGCTACTTTCTATTTCATACATGATCGACTGAAGAGCAAACTCCGAGCTTTCCTTTACGG GGCTGGAGCTTTCATATTCTCATGGCTGTTGGGAACCTTTTTGATGGTATCTGTGATCCCTCCTGTAATAAAAGGTCTGAGAGGCTTTGAAGTCACTACTTCATTAATAACCTATATCTTACTCTGGGTTTCATCTACATATTTAAAGTAG